AAAGGACGAATTCTTCCTCTTCCTACAGAGGATCGTCAATAGTAGTAACCTACAGCCAGATAGAACTTAGCTCTTTTCATATGATCCGTAGGTAAGGCCACGTATACCCTCAAAGGTCCCACAGGTGTCTTCACCCCCCCTCCAATACCTACGTCCCACTTAAGAGCTTTTATCACATCTGGAAACCTGTTGCCCACTTGTCCTACATCCACGAAAGGAAAGATCATGAAAGAACCATGTACATAAAGGCCAAACTCAAGCTTTCCAAAAAGGTAGTATCTTCCTCCATTTGGTTGGCCCACGCTTTCGTAAGAGTATCCCCTTAGGTTGTACAGCCCACCTAAGAAGAACCTGTCAAATATGGGTGCATTTCTGGAAGCGTAACCGCCCTCCAGCTTGAAATCAAGGTCCACACCCTCCTTCAAAGGTATCAGGTAAAAGGTCCTAAGGTCTACTTTGTAATAGCTTGTATCACCTTCCGCCCTTATAAGGCTAATGTTCTCGTACTGTAACCTTTTAGGTGAGAAAGGGTTATCCTTGTACTCCCTTAGGAGAAATATACCGTACTTTTTAAGATTCAATGTTTGCCCACTAAAACGGTTTGTGGTGATAGAAAGTACAGGTCCTATGGAGGTCCTTCTTGTAAGCCTGTATCCTACGCTTAAAGAAATACCTTCCGAAGTCAAATCGTAACTAAGATGGTTTTCGTAGTTCTTAAATATAGAAGATTTAAACCATAGTTTTCTTGTAAAAATTGCGTTATCTGTGAAGTTTAGAGAGTATATCTCCTGTTTAGCCGTTTTCCTGTAGCTAAGTTCCGAGTTTAGACCAATTCCGAAAAGGTTTTTCCAGCCTACGTACAGGTCTATACCTAGCTTTTCCTGAGTGTTGTAGAGTAAAGATATGTCTAGGTACCCTCTTTTATCTTCTTGGAGCTCAATAAGCCTGTGAACTAATTTCTTATCTTTATCAAGAAAGGTATCTATTTTTATACCCGCAAATAGTCCGCTTGCATAGTAAGTTTCGAGAGTTTCATCGTCAAGGTTTTCTGAGTAATAAGTATCCCTTACAGTCATGTACCTTAATTCACTAAGGCGTGTGTGGTTGTAACCGTAGAATAGATCGTCTCCAAGTTTGTACCTTGTACCTTCTGAAACTTTGTAAATATATGTGTAGTACGTGGTGTCTCCTTCTGTTTGGATGTTTACCTCTGGAAGGTAATCTCCTTCCATGTAGCCCTTTTCTTTGAAGTACTTCTCTATGGATAGGTTTAGATCTTCTATGAGCTTAGTGTCGTATATGGCTGGTAGCTTTGAATTGGCTTTTTTGAATATTTTCTTTATATTCTTGTTGTCTCCCTCGTACACGAAAGCCTTAATGACTTGTCTTGTACCCTTCTGTATCATAAACTTGATATAGACTTTCTTAGACTCCTTATCTACGAACTTTTCTACATACCCTTCAGCTAGGGTGTATCCTCCATTTTTAAGGCGATCGATCTCTTTATTCAGCCTTTCTTGTAGTGTTTCTTCATCGTAGTAACCTATGTATTCATCTCCCATGTAAGCTCTGTATCTTTCTCCCTCTTTTACACTAAACTCTACTCTTCTACCTTGCCATTCATAAGACACTTGTACGTCAAAGAAACCCTTACTTTTATAAAGCTCTTCTA
The DNA window shown above is from Thermocrinis minervae and carries:
- a CDS encoding POTRA domain-containing protein, whose product is MILLILILIPFLAFSKVYISSNYPLSGTNLEDVVNENNYMQVVQMLKSLDIVKDVSVIRINDNVELHVELYPIIEEVKIEGNLALWKATILNYLGIYEGQALKDVSSEDIENKLLRLYQNEGYLDAKVKVNIDVDKDGKARIHIHIHEGQAYFLRGGMYKGTTINPKELDKALNIVEGRIARQEELAQLVFKLQDVYIRKGYLDSFVYFESVKKERLNKPLWKVLLPYSGRGGFLSLSSAFFEGISNLFTRPISTLKALTGRGYVAIPVFEVIEGQKYEFYFNGAHFFKPEELLEATDLSYKGVDPLSLEEAKQKIEELYKSKGFFDVQVSYEWQGRRVEFSVKEGERYRAYMGDEYIGYYDEETLQERLNKEIDRLKNGGYTLAEGYVEKFVDKESKKVYIKFMIQKGTRQVIKAFVYEGDNKNIKKIFKKANSKLPAIYDTKLIEDLNLSIEKYFKEKGYMEGDYLPEVNIQTEGDTTYYTYIYKVSEGTRYKLGDDLFYGYNHTRLSELRYMTVRDTYYSENLDDETLETYYASGLFAGIKIDTFLDKDKKLVHRLIELQEDKRGYLDISLLYNTQEKLGIDLYVGWKNLFGIGLNSELSYRKTAKQEIYSLNFTDNAIFTRKLWFKSSIFKNYENHLSYDLTSEGISLSVGYRLTRRTSIGPVLSITTNRFSGQTLNLKKYGIFLLREYKDNPFSPKRLQYENISLIRAEGDTSYYKVDLRTFYLIPLKEGVDLDFKLEGGYASRNAPIFDRFFLGGLYNLRGYSYESVGQPNGGRYYLFGKLEFGLYVHGSFMIFPFVDVGQVGNRFPDVIKALKWDVGIGGGVKTPVGPLRVYVALPTDHMKRAKFYLAVGYYY